A region from the Populus trichocarpa isolate Nisqually-1 chromosome 18, P.trichocarpa_v4.1, whole genome shotgun sequence genome encodes:
- the LOC7488978 gene encoding mitochondrial outer membrane protein porin 4 — protein sequence MGSKPAPFSDIGKRAKDLLTKDYNYDHKFTLSILSSTGMGFTATGLKKDEIFNGDISTLYRSKNTVVDVKVDTYSIVSTKVTVNDIFPSTKAALSFKIPDHKSGKLDVQYLHHHAAIDSSIGLNPNPLLELSAAIGSNNLSVGGEVGFDTASSSFVKCNAGIGLNKPDFSAAFLLTDKGQTLKASYVHSVNPLHSVAAEMTHKLSSFENSFTIGSSHAVDPFTVVKTRFSDNGKAAMLCQHEWRPKSLITFSAEYDSKATHAAAPKFGLALALKP from the exons ATGGGTAGCAAACCAGCTCCATTTTCAGATATTGGCAAAAGAGCCAAAG ACCTCTTGACCAAAGATTACAACTATGATCACAAGTTTACCCTCTCAATTCTGAGTTCTACTGGAATG GGGTTTACAGCCACAGGTTTgaagaaggatgaaatttttaatgGTGATATAAGCACCTTGTACAGGAGCAAGAATACTGTTGTGGATGTGAAAGTTGATACCTATTCCATT GTGTCTACCAAAGTGACTGttaatgacatttttcccaGCACCAAAGCAGCACTTAGTTTCAAAATACCTGATCACAAGTCTGGCAAG CTGGATGTGCAGTACCTTCATCATCATGCAGCCATTGATTCCAGCATTGGCCTCAATCCAAATCCTCTTTTGGAGCTCTCAGCTGCAATTGGAAGCAACAATCTTAGTGTGGGTGGTGAAGTTGGATTTGATACTGCTTCTTCTTCATTTGTCAAGTGTAATGCTGGGATTGGCTTGAACAAGCCAGATTTCTCTGCTGCATTTTTACT GACGGACAAAGGACAAACTCTCAAGGCATCTTATGTTCATTCAGTGAACCCCTTACATTCAGTTGCCGCAGAAATGACTCACAAGTTGTCCTCCTTTGAGAACAGCTTTACCATTGGAAGTTCTCATGCAGTGGATCCATTTACAGTGGTAAAAACACGATTCTCTGACAATGGCAAGGCTGCAATGCTATGCCAACATGAATGGAGACCAAAGTCGCTTATAACTTTTTCAGCTGAGTATGACTCAAAGGCCACCCATGCGGCAGCCCCCAAGTTTGGCCTTGCTCTTGCTCTCAAGCCATGA
- the LOC7488979 gene encoding hydroxyproline O-galactosyltransferase GALT3 — protein sequence MKSTSKPDRHRFILSSLFFIFFLCALATINGIRFDSLLSFGRCALSNIPSQSSAPSSNNFLAMNSSTSSDDIRILIGVLTLPDQYQRRHFLRLIYGTQSPVGAQIDVKFVFCNLTKEDQKVLVALEIMRYDDIIILDCKENMNKGKTYTYFSSLPEMLNDTDKPYPPYHYVMKTDDDTYFRLDNLVESLKPLPREDLYYGYVIPCPSMDPFVHYMSGMGYMISWDIVEWIRDSEVPKNHLEGPEDKVFGDWIREGHRAKNRYNAKWSMYNFPEPPTQCTHELWPNTTAVHLLKNQEKWIQTLKYFNVTSNLKPSKLYHIP from the coding sequence ATGAAGAGCACCTCAAAGCCAGACCGGCACCGATTCATCCTCTCCTCTttattcttcatcttcttcttgtgTGCCTTGGCTACCATCAATGGAATCCGATTTGATAGCTTGTTAAGTTTTGGTAGATGTGCTCTCTCCAACATTCCATCTCAATCCTCCGCTCCATCTTCTAACAATTTTCTTGCCATGAATTCTTCAACCTCTAGTGATGATATTCGCATACTTATAGGCGTTCTAACACTTCCCGATCAATACCAACGTCGACATTTTCTGCGTCTCATATATGGCACCCAATCTCCGGTGGGAGCACAGATTGATGTGAAGTTTGTGTTTTGCAATCTAACCAAGGAAGACCAAAAGGTACTTGTTGCTCTTGAGATAATGAGATATGATGATATTATCATCCTGGATTGCAAGGAGAACATGAACAAAGGTAAAACCTACACTTACTTTTCAAGCTTGCCAGAAATGCTGAATGACACAGATAAACCTTATCCTCCTTATCATTATGTCATGAAAACCGACGATGACACATATTTCCGGTTAGATAATTTAGTGGAGTCGTTAAAACCATTGCCCAGAGAAGATTTGTACTATGGTTATGTTATCCCATGCCCTAGCATGGACCCTTTTGTGCATTATATGTCTGGTATGGGATACATGATCTCATGGGATATTGTAGAGTGGATTAGAGATTCAGAGGTGCCAAAAAATCATTTGGAAGGCCCGGAGGATAAAGTTTTTGGTGATTGGATCCGAGAAGGCCACCGTGCAAAGAATAGGTATAATGCTAAGTGGTCTATGTACAATTTTCCTGAGCCGCCCACACAATGCACACATGAGCTTTGGCCAAATACAACTGCGGTTCATCTGCTGAAGAATCAAGAGAAGTGGATCCAGACATTGAAGTATTTTAATGTTACTAGTAATCTCAAACCTTCCAAATTGTATCATATACCTTAG
- the LOC7488980 gene encoding uncharacterized protein LOC7488980 yields MGRDKWSLLSRLTRAIKKVKIILNLDMSRWRLASMIGAASSRRHQLSFNDRPGLRGWEDIDDEESEDPGSSKGLHRTISYQSEDDIDKRAEMFIENFRRQLQIERQISLELKYFQGLNSFKSISP; encoded by the coding sequence ATGGGCAGGGACAAGTGGTCATTGCTTAGCCGCTTAACGAGGGCAATCAAGAAGGTAAAGATCATACTAAATCTTGATATGAGTCGTTGGCGTCTGGCTTCTATGATTGGTGCTGCATCCTCGAGGAGACACCAGCTTAGCTTTAATGATAGACCAGGGCTAAGGGGCTGGGAagatattgatgatgaagaatcAGAAGACCCGGGTTCTTCAAAGGGGCTACATAGAACCATCAGCTATCAATCAGAAGATGATATTGATAAGAGAGCTGAaatgtttattgaaaatttccGTCGCCAACTTCAGATTGAGAGGCAGATTTCCTTGGAGCTCAAGTATTTCCAAGGTTTAAATAGCTTCAAATCGATTTCTCCATGA